In the Tribolium castaneum strain GA2 chromosome 1, icTriCast1.1, whole genome shotgun sequence genome, one interval contains:
- the LOC656617 gene encoding lysosomal alpha-mannosidase, with the protein MFKHFLVLVVLFVGGFSSPIKREEAPPCQLCHETDPNKINVHLIPHSHDDVGWKKTVDQYFYGSRSDIHKAGVRYIISSTVEALKNDPARRFVQVETAFFWKWWQQQSDIIKQDFIDLVNNGQIEIINAAWSMNDEAATNYQSTIDQFTYGLRTINDTVGKCGTPRIGWQIDPFGHSREQASIFSQLGFDGVFFARIDYNDRNKRKADKNLEVVWQSSANLANSNIFTSIFVDHYHAPSGYCFDIECGDEVLNDDVKSPDYNIPKKIDDFQKKMESTAQYYQTNHLLVTMGGDFQYQSAEKNFINMDKLIAAFKNNDKVNLLYSTPSCYIKAVNDEATAKNLEFTLKTDDFFPYGSDSHTYWTGYFTSRPNSKRLERVANNVLQASKQLTAFSKVNGNDYEQDLTVLKQALGIIQHHDAITGTAKEAVANDYVRLLAKGIQNAESSLGVIITNLLKKEPSTDINLNLEHCILSNVSICEVTKSDRFVVTVYNPLERPLTHYVRLPVPDGSFKITGPDGEVATELLDSISSFSYIDKNTGVPSPKELVFPASDVPGLGVKLYYVEKTASKSRLMKQKPQVKFGTDTTGFEIDEKTGLLKTVTMNGLTLEITQQFFYYKGFNGDNKGDENRASGAYIFRPKENEATVVSDSVTVTSISGSLVDEVRQQVNDWVTQIIRVYKGANNNYIEFDWLIGPIEVDKDNGIGREIISRFTIKNFDNSETFFTDSNGRELIKRQLNKRSDYEYDPTLEPVSSNYYPVTSKIVIRDEAKKLEVAVLNDRAQGGSSLKNGTIELMLHRRLLKDDAKGVEEPLDDEEFGQGVVARGQLYLIIGSTDSNVENKSTVAQERELALKKLLSPLVLVGDATSDDLSLDKVQGVLNFIFEGLKKTLPENVHILTLEPWKDNSFVLRLEHILENNEDVNLSQSVTVNLENLFATFNLTEIKETTLGANEWMEDFEAREKYVWKTKSKKADVMTKNSYVPLKSGEFEITLNPMQIRTFIIKASKTI; encoded by the exons ATGTTTAAACATTTCCTAGTGTTGGTTGTTCTTTTCGTGGGAGGATTTTCCTCCCCTATAAAGCGTGAGGAAGCTCCCCCATGCCAG cTATGTCACGAAACAGATCCGAATAAAATCAACGTACACTTAATCCCACATTCACATGATGATGTCGGTTGGAAAAAAACAGTCGATCAATATTTTTACGGAA gcCGCTCCGACATTCACAAAGCTGGGGTCCGCTATATTATTTCCTCGACAGTGGAAGCACTTAAAAATGATCCAGCTAGGAG ATTTGTTCAAGTCGAGACGGCATTTTTCTGGAAGTGGTGGCAACAACAGTCTGATATTATCAAGCAGGATTTTATTGATTTGGTTAATAATGGGCAAATTGAGATTATTAATGCTGCTTGGTCAATGAATGATGAAGCGGCAACAAATTATCAATCAACAATCGATCAATTCACTTATGGTCTAAG AACAATTAACGACACAGTTGGCAAATGTGGAACGCCTAGAATCGGTTGGCAAATTGACCCTTTTGGCCACAGTCGAGAGCAAGCTTCTATATTTTCCCAGTTGGGCTTTGACGGTGTGTTTTTTGCCCGCATTGACTACAACGATCGCAACAAAAGAAAAGCAGACAAAAATCTCGAAGTCGTTTGGCAATCAAGTGCAAATTTGGCCAACAGTAACATTTTCACGAGCATTTTTGTCGATCATTATCACGCCCCTTCTGGTTATTGTTTCGATATTGAATGTGGCGATGAAGTTTTGAATGATGATGTCAAAAGTCCTGACTATAACATccctaaaaaaattgacgatttccaaaagaaaatggaATCAACAGCACAGTACTACCAGACCAACCATCTTCTTGTTACCATGGGGGGAGACTTCCAATATCAATCGGCCGAGAAAAACTTTATCAATATGGACAAACTTATTGC AGCTTTCAAAAATAACGATAAAGTTAATCTATTGTATTCCACACCTTCGTGTTACATTAAAGCAGTTAATGACGAAGCTACTGCTAAGAATTTAGAGTTTACACTTAAAACAGATGATTTTTTCCCGTACGGTTCTGACTCTCACACCTACTGGACTGGATATTTCACCTCACGTCCAAACTCTAAACGACTTGAAAGAGTGGCCAACAATGTTCTACAA GCCAGTAAACAACTGACCGCCTTTTCGAAAGTAAATGGAAACGACTACGAACAAGACTTAACTGTTCTTAAGCAAGCACTTGGCATTATTCAACATCATGATGCCATTACAGGCACTGCGAAAGAAGCTGTTGCTAATGATTACGTCAGACTGTTGGCTAAAGGTATCCAAAATGCCGAATCTTCATTGGGAGTTATTATAAC aaatttgctaaaaaaagaACCTTCCACTGACATCAACCTAAATCTAGAACATTGCATATTAAGCAATGTTAGTATTTGTGAGGTGACCAAATCTGATCGTTTTGTAGTAACTGTTTACAATCCCCTTGAACGTCCACTAACACATTACGTACGTTTACCGGTACCAGATGGTAGTTTCAAAATAACTGGGCCTGAtg GTGAAGTTGCTACCGAACTGCTTGACAGTATTTCGAGCTTCAGTTACATAGACAAGAACACAGGAGTGCCAAGCCCTAAAGAACTAGTTTTCCCAGCTAGTGATGTTCCAGGTCTTGGCGTAAAATTATATTATGTTGAAAAAACAGCTTCAAAGTCGCGTCTAATGAAACAAAAACCTCAAGTTAAATTCGGCACTGAT ACGACCGGATTTGAAATTGATGAAAAAACTGGACTTTTGAAAACGGTTACCATGAATGGACTAACTTTAGAAATAACTCAACAATTCTTCTACTACAAAGGTTTTAATGGTGACAACAAAGGCGATGAAAACCGAGCTTCTGGAGCTTACATTTTTCGCCCCAAAGAAAATGAAGCTACAGTTGTTAGTGATTCTGTTACTGTTACTTCAATTAGTGGCTCTTTGGTTGATGAAGTGCGTCAACAAGTCAATGATTGGGTTACGCAAATTATCAGGGTTTATAAAGgagcaaataataattatattgaaTTTGACTGGCTTATTGGCCCAATTGAAGT AGATAAGGACAACGGAATTGGACGCGAAATCATAAGCAGATTcaccattaaaaattttgataatagTGAAACATTTTTCACCGACTCAAATGGGCGCGAATTGATTAAACGACAATTAAACAAACGTAGCGATTACGAATATGATCCAACCCTTGAACCTGTTTCTAGTAACTACTACCCTGTAACCTCCAAAATTGTAATTCGAGACgaggcaaaaaaattagaggTTGCAGTTCTGAACGATAGGGCACAAGGTGGTTCAAGTCTAAAAAATGGAACTATCGAATTAAtg CTCCACAGACGATTGTTAAAAGATGACGCTAAAGGAGTTGAGGAGCCGCTTGATGATGAAGAGTTTGGGCAAGGGGTTGTTGCACGAGGTcaactttatttaataataggTTCGACTGATTCAAATGTGGAAAATAAGTCGACAGTAGCGCAAGAACGCGAACTggcattgaaaaaattattgagtCCTTTGGTGTTAGTTGGTGATGCCACATCGGACGATTTATCGCTAGATAAAGTGCAAggtgttttaaatttcatt TTCGAAGGATTGAAAAAAACACTCCCAGAGAACGTCCACATTTTAACACTTGAGCCTTGGAAAGACAACAGTTTTGTTTTAAGATTGGAacatattttggaaaataatgaagatgtGAATTTGTCACAAAGCGTCACCGTAAATTTagag AACTTGTTTGCCACCTTTAATCTTAccgaaattaaagaaacaacGTTAGGTGCTAACGAATGGATGGAAGACTTTGAAGCAAGAGAAAAATACGTCTGgaaaactaaaagtaaaaaggCAGACGTAATGACAAAAAATAGTTACGTTCCACTAAAGTCTGGAGAATTTGAAATTACACTAAATCCGATGCAGATTCGTACCTTCATCATTAAAGCTTCCAAAACTATATAA